The genomic stretch TTCCGGAGTGATTGATCCACTCCCTCGGAATCGTTCCCGACTCATGATCGAGAAGGTCCGGATAACGCCGCTCGAGCCGCTCGAGGAGGGAAGCCAGAACAATATGCAGTTCGAAGGGACGCCCCGCGATGAGCTGGAGGGAGGTTGCGGCTGATTTCAATTCGGGGGGGAAAAGGGTCTGGTTCACGTTCAGTCCGATTCCAACGATCGCCGATGCGACCCTCCCGCGATCGATGCTCGATTCGGAGAGGATCCCGCAAACTTTCAATCCTGCCATGAGAACGTCATTGGGCCACTTGCACTCAAGGGTCAAACCTGTGAGGGACCCGATCGCCTCAGCCACGCTCAGGGAAGCATAGAGCGATATCAGGCCGCTCAATTCCGCAGGCAGACCGGGCTTCAAAATGAGAGAGAAGGTGAGGTTCTTTCCCTTCTCCGCGCTCCAGACTCTCCCCTGCCGTCCGCGCCCTGCGGTTTGCTCGCCGGCGACAACGACCGATCCCTCCCCGGCCCCGGATTCGAGGAGAGACCGGGCGAAAGAGTTTGTTGAATCGACGGTATCAAGGGAAATGATCTGTTTTCCGAATCTGGCG from Bacteroidota bacterium encodes the following:
- a CDS encoding biotin--[acetyl-CoA-carboxylase] ligase, with the translated sequence MTGPEKGTKTARFGKQIISLDTVDSTNSFARSLLESGAGEGSVVVAGEQTAGRGRQGRVWSAEKGKNLTFSLILKPGLPAELSGLISLYASLSVAEAIGSLTGLTLECKWPNDVLMAGLKVCGILSESSIDRGRVASAIVGIGLNVNQTLFPPELKSAATSLQLIAGRPFELHIVLASLLERLERRYPDLLDHESGTIPREWINHSGTIGRNLTVRTENQTVSGLATGLAADGGLLLLAGGIERKISAGDISIHP